One genomic window of Luteitalea pratensis includes the following:
- a CDS encoding metallophosphoesterase family protein: MSEDDLRGRPPDWLALPANASSVKFAVIGDGGRGWPPQYDVAQRMAGYHQRFAFPLVLMVGDNIYEGPASPEDYRQKFEEPYRALREAGVRFQAVLGNHDDPAQRFYAGFNMDGQRFYSFEPSGPPLARLRDLVRIFALDSTNVDATQLAWLDRELGRSRALWKLCILHHPLYTAGRYERTGLLMRWHLESILITHGVHAVFSGHEHFYQRSTPQQGIVYFITGAAGSLRTGDASSGPTVARAFDRDYSFMLCEIVDDKLYFQSITRAGVTVDAGVVRLMLDA, from the coding sequence GTGAGTGAGGACGATCTGCGCGGCCGCCCGCCGGACTGGCTGGCCCTGCCGGCCAACGCGTCGTCGGTCAAGTTCGCGGTGATTGGCGACGGCGGACGTGGATGGCCGCCGCAGTACGACGTCGCGCAGAGGATGGCCGGCTACCATCAGCGGTTCGCGTTTCCGCTCGTGCTGATGGTCGGCGACAACATCTACGAAGGCCCGGCCTCGCCCGAGGATTACCGCCAGAAGTTCGAGGAACCCTACCGCGCCCTGCGAGAAGCCGGGGTGCGATTCCAGGCGGTGCTGGGCAATCACGACGACCCCGCGCAGCGCTTCTACGCGGGCTTCAACATGGACGGGCAGCGCTTCTACTCGTTCGAACCGTCCGGTCCGCCGCTGGCGCGCCTCCGCGACCTGGTGCGCATCTTCGCACTCGACAGCACGAACGTCGACGCCACGCAACTGGCGTGGTTGGACCGCGAGCTGGGGCGCTCACGGGCGCTCTGGAAGCTCTGCATCCTGCACCATCCGCTCTACACCGCCGGCCGCTATGAGCGCACGGGCCTGCTGATGCGATGGCATCTCGAATCCATCCTCATCACGCATGGCGTGCATGCGGTGTTCTCAGGGCACGAGCATTTCTATCAGCGCAGCACACCGCAGCAGGGCATCGTCTACTTCATCACCGGGGCCGCAGGTTCGCTGAGGACCGGCGACGCGTCGTCCGGGCCGACGGTGGCACGGGCTTTCGATCGCGACTACAGCTTCATGCTCTGCGAGATCGTGGATGACAAACTGTACTTCCAGTCCATCACGCGTGCCGGTGTCACCGTGGATGCTGGCGTCGTACGCTTGATGCTTGACGCTTGA
- a CDS encoding CsbD family protein, which translates to MNNDEIKGKVEQAKGKTKQVIGNAAGDQRLYDEGVADEASGDVREGYGKVKRNIGEAIEDVGESIKK; encoded by the coding sequence ATGAACAACGACGAAATCAAGGGCAAGGTCGAGCAAGCCAAAGGCAAGACCAAGCAGGTGATCGGCAACGCCGCGGGTGACCAGCGTCTGTACGACGAAGGCGTCGCGGACGAGGCGTCCGGAGACGTGCGCGAAGGCTACGGCAAGGTGAAGCGCAACATCGGCGAAGCCATCGAGGACGTCGGCGAAAGCATCAAGAAGTAA
- a CDS encoding universal stress protein has translation MSVFRTIVAAIDFSETSDEALRVACELASSQGSTLHLLHVIPDARQQAWSVEAPGLDFSALQQESVADAERILAARTLPATSPVAHVVRKVVSGLPAAREIDQYAASQGADLIVVGTHGYGPVRRLVLGSVADQVVRMAPCPVLMVPHHALRASSPAWAVPHEKEMTAI, from the coding sequence ATGTCAGTCTTCCGCACCATCGTCGCCGCCATCGACTTCAGCGAGACGTCGGATGAAGCCCTCCGGGTTGCCTGCGAACTGGCGTCGAGCCAGGGCAGCACCCTCCACCTGCTTCACGTGATACCCGATGCCCGCCAGCAGGCGTGGAGTGTCGAGGCGCCGGGCCTCGATTTCTCGGCGCTCCAGCAGGAGAGCGTGGCCGATGCGGAACGGATCCTTGCCGCCCGTACGCTCCCGGCAACCAGTCCGGTAGCGCACGTCGTGCGGAAGGTGGTTTCCGGCCTGCCCGCGGCTCGCGAGATCGACCAGTACGCCGCCAGCCAGGGCGCTGACCTGATCGTCGTAGGTACGCATGGCTACGGCCCAGTACGCCGCCTGGTGCTCGGCAGTGTCGCCGACCAGGTGGTGCGCATGGCGCCCTGCCCGGTGCTGATGGTGCCGCATCACGCGCTCCGTGCCTCTTCGCCGGCCTGGGCCGTCCCACACGAAAAGGAGATGACCGCCATATGA
- a CDS encoding glutamine--tRNA ligase/YqeY domain fusion protein, which yields MSDAITNASPAPAAPLDFIRQIVSEDLKVGRHGAGVNTRFPPEPNGYLHIGHAKSICLNFGVAAEFGGQCNLRFDDTNPTKEDVEYVDSIRTDVRWLGFDWDTREFYASDYFEKIYECAAALIRQDSAYVDSLSADEIREHRGTLTQPGRNSPFRDRPTDENLSLFERMRAGEFPDGTHVLRAKIDMASPNMNMRDPTLFRIRHAHHHRTGDTWCIYPMYDFAHAISDALEGITHSLCTLEFEDHRPLYNWIIEQFPDLPGDPQQIEFARLKLTYTVLSKRKLLELVERRVVSGWDDPRMPTISGMRRRGYTPRAIREFCARIGVAKNESLIDVALLEHSVREDLNQVAPRAMAVLRPLKVVIENYPEGQVEMMEAINNPEDESAGTRQVPFTRELYIEQDDFREVPPKKFFRLFPGNEVRLRYAYIIKCESIVKNDAGEVVEVRCTYDPHTRGGSAAGERRVKGTLHWVSSTHAVQAAVRLYDRLFTTEQPRTDDDSQHFTAEINPNALEVVGNALVEPSLAAVRPGATYQFERLGYFCADPDSTPMRPVYNRTVTLRDSWAKIERAQA from the coding sequence ATGTCCGACGCCATCACCAACGCCAGCCCGGCCCCTGCCGCGCCGCTCGATTTCATCCGCCAGATCGTCAGCGAGGACCTCAAGGTCGGTCGCCACGGCGCGGGCGTCAACACGCGGTTTCCCCCGGAGCCGAACGGGTACCTCCACATCGGGCATGCGAAGTCCATCTGCCTGAACTTCGGCGTCGCCGCCGAGTTCGGCGGCCAGTGCAACCTGCGCTTCGACGACACGAACCCGACCAAGGAGGATGTCGAGTACGTCGACTCGATCCGGACCGACGTGCGCTGGCTCGGGTTCGACTGGGACACGCGCGAGTTCTACGCCTCGGACTACTTCGAAAAGATCTACGAATGCGCCGCCGCCCTGATCAGGCAGGACAGCGCCTACGTGGACAGCCTGAGCGCTGACGAGATCCGCGAGCACCGCGGCACGCTCACACAGCCTGGCCGGAACTCCCCTTTTCGCGATCGTCCGACCGACGAGAACCTGTCGCTCTTCGAGCGCATGCGCGCGGGCGAGTTCCCCGACGGCACGCACGTGCTGCGCGCGAAGATCGACATGGCGTCGCCGAACATGAACATGCGCGACCCGACGCTGTTCCGGATTCGCCACGCACACCATCACCGCACCGGCGACACGTGGTGCATCTACCCGATGTACGACTTCGCGCACGCGATCTCGGATGCCCTCGAGGGCATCACGCATTCGCTGTGCACGCTGGAGTTCGAGGATCACCGGCCGCTGTACAACTGGATCATCGAGCAATTCCCGGATCTGCCAGGTGACCCGCAGCAGATCGAGTTCGCACGGCTGAAGCTCACCTACACGGTGTTGAGCAAGCGCAAGCTGCTCGAACTGGTCGAACGGCGCGTCGTTTCGGGCTGGGACGATCCGCGCATGCCGACGATCTCCGGCATGCGGCGCCGCGGCTACACGCCGAGGGCGATCCGCGAGTTCTGCGCGCGCATCGGCGTGGCGAAGAACGAGAGCCTGATCGACGTCGCGCTGCTCGAGCACAGCGTCCGCGAGGACCTGAACCAGGTCGCGCCGCGCGCCATGGCGGTGCTGAGGCCGCTGAAGGTCGTCATCGAGAACTACCCCGAGGGGCAGGTCGAGATGATGGAGGCAATCAACAACCCGGAGGACGAGTCGGCGGGGACACGGCAGGTGCCGTTCACGCGCGAGCTCTACATCGAACAGGACGACTTCCGGGAGGTGCCGCCGAAGAAGTTCTTCCGGCTGTTTCCCGGCAACGAGGTGCGTCTCCGCTACGCCTACATCATCAAGTGCGAGTCGATCGTGAAAAACGATGCCGGCGAGGTGGTGGAGGTACGTTGCACGTACGACCCGCACACCCGCGGCGGATCAGCCGCCGGCGAACGTCGTGTCAAGGGCACGCTGCACTGGGTGTCGTCCACGCACGCGGTGCAGGCCGCGGTGCGGCTGTACGACCGGCTGTTCACCACCGAACAGCCCCGCACCGACGACGACAGCCAGCACTTCACCGCGGAGATCAACCCGAACGCGCTCGAGGTCGTCGGCAACGCCCTCGTCGAGCCGTCGCTCGCGGCGGTCCGGCCCGGCGCCACGTACCAGTTCGAGCGGCTCGGCTACTTCTGCGCCGACCCCGACAGCACCCCCATGCGCCCCGTCTACAACCGCACCGTCACGCTGCGCGACTCCTGGGCCAAGATCGAGCGAGCGCAGGCGTAG
- a CDS encoding DJ-1/PfpI family protein translates to MSRQILLITGDAGESFECLYASQRLREAGFAPRIAAPSRRRLHLVIHDFEPGWDTYIERPGYGAESDLTFAEASVHDFEAILVLGGRAPEYLRHDPRVLDLVRAFDAAGKWVFAICHGVQVLAAAGVIAGKQVTAYEHCRWEIEACGATYLTADQAVRDGRIVTGQTWQSHPEFYRHVFACLG, encoded by the coding sequence ATGTCGCGACAGATTCTTCTCATCACCGGGGACGCGGGCGAGAGCTTCGAATGCCTCTACGCAAGTCAGCGCTTGCGGGAGGCCGGGTTCGCTCCGCGCATCGCCGCGCCGAGCCGGCGCCGGCTCCACCTGGTCATCCACGACTTCGAGCCGGGATGGGACACCTACATCGAGCGACCGGGGTACGGCGCCGAATCCGACCTGACGTTCGCCGAGGCGAGTGTGCACGACTTCGAGGCCATCCTCGTGCTCGGGGGGCGGGCGCCCGAGTACCTCCGCCACGACCCGCGCGTCCTCGATCTGGTGCGTGCCTTCGACGCGGCGGGCAAATGGGTGTTCGCGATCTGCCATGGCGTCCAGGTGCTGGCCGCCGCCGGCGTCATCGCCGGCAAGCAGGTGACCGCGTACGAGCATTGCCGATGGGAGATCGAGGCGTGCGGTGCCACGTACCTCACGGCCGACCAGGCGGTGCGGGACGGCCGCATCGTCACCGGGCAGACGTGGCAGTCGCATCCCGAGTTCTACCGGCACGTGTTTGCCTGCTTGGGATGA
- a CDS encoding aminopeptidase: MKRTLPILLASVLLVGTSSYTAAAQDLPWETLASRIVSSLEVRKGERVLLRYDPQTYGALEPVVRKQLEAAGAVVESLTYAPAADLAARLARTDVYIWLPAGESANTGPAERALLAKWLDEGKGRQIHFHWNGGTRDADGLPVAHTPAYDAVYLDALNIDYAVLGRRQRAAASLLRSAEARVTTPAGTDIRFRVGDRPFNLQDGDASRERIAEAKVRVDREVELPAGVLRVAPLESTVQGTLVVPKARFGATVVTRARLEIKDGLVVKATADEGQAALDAFLASAPGAKQFREFGLGFNPKLVVPAGQTALPYYGYGDAVVRLSLGDNEEIGGAVRGGGVRWLFFPDTTVTVGSTTLVKNGKLVDLTSRR, translated from the coding sequence ATGAAGCGAACATTGCCAATACTGCTTGCCTCCGTGCTGCTCGTCGGCACGTCGTCCTACACCGCCGCGGCGCAGGATCTCCCGTGGGAGACGCTCGCCTCGCGCATCGTGAGCTCCCTCGAGGTGCGCAAGGGCGAGCGGGTGCTGTTGCGTTACGACCCGCAGACCTACGGCGCGCTCGAGCCGGTGGTCCGGAAGCAACTCGAGGCCGCCGGCGCGGTCGTGGAGTCGCTGACCTACGCGCCCGCGGCGGACCTCGCTGCCCGCCTGGCGCGCACGGATGTCTACATCTGGTTGCCGGCCGGCGAATCGGCCAACACCGGCCCCGCCGAACGGGCCCTGCTCGCGAAATGGCTCGATGAGGGCAAGGGCCGGCAGATCCATTTCCACTGGAACGGCGGGACCCGTGACGCCGACGGACTGCCGGTCGCGCACACGCCGGCCTACGACGCGGTCTACCTCGATGCGCTGAACATCGACTACGCGGTGCTCGGCCGCCGGCAGCGTGCCGCGGCCAGCCTGTTGCGCTCGGCCGAGGCGAGGGTGACGACGCCGGCGGGCACGGACATCCGCTTCCGCGTCGGCGATCGGCCCTTCAACCTGCAGGATGGCGACGCGTCGCGCGAGCGGATCGCGGAGGCGAAGGTGCGCGTGGACCGCGAAGTGGAGTTGCCGGCAGGCGTGTTGCGCGTGGCCCCACTGGAGTCGACGGTGCAGGGGACGCTCGTTGTTCCAAAGGCCCGGTTCGGCGCGACGGTGGTGACGCGCGCGCGTCTCGAGATCAAGGACGGACTTGTGGTGAAGGCGACCGCGGACGAGGGTCAGGCGGCGCTGGACGCCTTCCTGGCGTCGGCGCCGGGGGCGAAGCAGTTCCGGGAGTTCGGCCTCGGCTTCAACCCGAAGCTGGTCGTCCCCGCCGGTCAGACGGCGCTTCCCTACTACGGCTACGGGGACGCCGTCGTCCGCCTGAGCCTGGGCGACAACGAGGAGATCGGTGGCGCGGTCCGTGGCGGCGGCGTGCGGTGGCTGTTCTTCCCCGACACGACGGTGACCGTCGGCTCGACCACGCTCGTGAAGAACGGCAAGCTGGTCGACCTGACGTCGCGGAGGTAA
- a CDS encoding acyltransferase family protein: protein MHDIPPNTKTAEAAHGSAPLSERGEVPAVGAALTLPGAAAPTVRNVAVDAYRGFVMFLMMAEVLQLAKVAAAYPGSWLINVLAYHQTHVAWAGASLHDLIQPSFSLLVGVALAYSFARRVAEDGFGKAFAHAAWRSLILIALGVFLRSMGRQQTNFTFEDTLSQIGMGYPFLFLLATQSTRRLWIALGVILGGYWLAWALFPVAGAGYDFAAVGVPADWTHHYTGLMAHWNKNANLGQAFDTWFLNLFPRERLFVANRGGYLTLSFIPTLGTMILGLIAGRQLRGASPRIPLQWLLVTGAALVAAGVVLHVAGINPIVKRIWTPAWTLFSGGLCYLLLAGFSWVIDMKGYRRWAFPLVVIGLNSIAAYVVAHLWESFIVSSFKTHLGQGIFDLFGTGPAPFVEGVAVLAIYWGTLYWMYNRKVFLRI from the coding sequence ATGCACGACATTCCCCCCAACACAAAGACCGCCGAGGCTGCGCATGGTAGCGCCCCGCTGTCCGAGCGGGGCGAAGTGCCTGCGGTCGGAGCGGCTCTGACCCTGCCTGGTGCTGCTGCTCCAACGGTCCGCAACGTCGCCGTCGACGCCTACCGCGGCTTCGTGATGTTCCTGATGATGGCCGAGGTGCTGCAGCTCGCCAAGGTGGCGGCGGCGTATCCCGGCAGTTGGTTGATCAACGTGCTCGCGTACCACCAGACTCACGTCGCGTGGGCGGGTGCGTCGCTCCACGATCTCATCCAGCCGTCGTTCTCGCTGCTGGTGGGCGTCGCCCTCGCCTACTCGTTTGCGCGCCGTGTCGCCGAGGACGGCTTCGGCAAGGCCTTCGCGCACGCGGCGTGGCGCTCGCTGATCCTCATCGCCCTCGGCGTGTTCCTGCGATCGATGGGTCGGCAGCAGACCAACTTCACCTTCGAAGACACCCTGTCGCAGATCGGCATGGGCTACCCGTTCCTCTTCCTGCTGGCGACGCAGTCGACGCGCCGTCTCTGGATCGCGCTGGGAGTGATCCTCGGCGGCTACTGGCTCGCGTGGGCGCTCTTCCCTGTCGCCGGTGCCGGCTATGACTTCGCTGCCGTCGGCGTGCCCGCCGACTGGACGCATCACTACACCGGGCTGATGGCGCACTGGAACAAGAACGCCAATCTCGGGCAGGCGTTCGACACCTGGTTCCTCAACCTGTTCCCCCGGGAGCGGCTGTTCGTGGCCAACCGCGGTGGCTACCTCACCCTCAGCTTCATCCCGACGCTCGGCACGATGATCCTCGGCCTCATCGCCGGCCGCCAGTTGCGCGGCGCGTCGCCCCGAATCCCGCTGCAGTGGCTGCTCGTGACCGGCGCCGCCCTGGTCGCCGCTGGCGTCGTGTTGCACGTGGCTGGCATCAACCCGATCGTGAAGCGCATCTGGACCCCGGCCTGGACGCTGTTCAGTGGTGGCCTCTGCTACCTGCTGCTCGCGGGTTTCTCGTGGGTCATCGACATGAAGGGCTACCGCCGCTGGGCCTTCCCGCTCGTCGTGATCGGCCTCAACTCGATCGCCGCATACGTGGTCGCGCACCTGTGGGAGTCGTTCATCGTCTCGTCGTTCAAGACGCACCTGGGGCAGGGCATCTTCGACCTGTTCGGCACCGGTCCCGCCCCGTTCGTCGAGGGCGTCGCGGTGCTCGCCATCTACTGGGGCACGCTGTACTGGATGTACAACCGCAAGGTGTTCTTGCGGATCTGA
- a CDS encoding hybrid sensor histidine kinase/response regulator — MKTPSADLFKLAFDSSPTGKLVIDHSGAIVLANREAERLFGYGPDELLGQSVEVLVPERFRWGHSGVRRAFQAAPQSRRMGAGRDLFGLRKDGTELPIEIGLNPVHTPDGVIILTTIVDISERRTLEAQLRQAQKLEAIGTLAGGIAHDFNNLLRSIIGYSELVTSVVTDPQALADLEQVRVAAARGQELVLRMLAFSRPSDSARLAVALHRPTLEAVDLLRSTIPSLIEIRYRHDAEVPPVRVDPTQVQQVLMNLVTNGAQAIGDATGSIEVALTAFRPDDAFVQAHPLMSKGLYARLSVIDSGHGMSDEVQQHAFEPFFTTKPVGKGTGLGLSMVHGIVQGAGGCVDLQSRLGEGTRVDVYLPAAASEVAQHALDVPDESAPLILFVDDEEAISDLSRRQLVSAGFRVAAFSASLTALEEFRRRPDSFSLVVTDNTMPKMSGLQFAQEVRSLRPDIPILLVSGLVDTLAPDVIYQKGIAGLLRKPHTGAQLVAAARALTAPRG; from the coding sequence ATGAAGACGCCATCCGCCGACCTGTTCAAGTTGGCCTTCGATTCGTCGCCCACCGGCAAGCTCGTCATTGACCACTCGGGCGCCATCGTCCTTGCCAATCGTGAAGCCGAGCGGTTGTTCGGGTACGGACCTGACGAATTGCTGGGACAGTCGGTCGAGGTGCTCGTGCCAGAGCGCTTCCGGTGGGGACATTCGGGCGTTCGCCGCGCCTTCCAGGCGGCACCACAGTCGCGCCGCATGGGCGCCGGCCGGGACCTGTTCGGGCTGCGGAAAGACGGCACCGAGCTGCCCATCGAGATCGGTCTCAACCCCGTCCACACGCCTGACGGCGTGATCATCCTCACGACCATCGTCGACATCAGCGAGCGCCGGACCCTCGAGGCCCAACTCCGCCAGGCCCAGAAGCTCGAGGCCATCGGCACGCTCGCCGGCGGCATCGCGCACGACTTCAACAACCTGTTGCGCAGCATCATCGGCTACTCGGAACTGGTGACCTCGGTCGTCACCGATCCGCAGGCGCTCGCTGACCTGGAGCAGGTGCGTGTGGCGGCGGCGCGCGGCCAGGAGCTGGTGCTCCGGATGCTTGCGTTCAGCCGTCCGAGCGACTCGGCCAGGCTCGCCGTGGCGCTGCATCGCCCGACGCTCGAAGCGGTGGACCTGCTGCGTTCCACCATCCCGTCCCTGATCGAGATCCGGTATCGCCACGACGCCGAGGTGCCGCCGGTACGCGTCGATCCGACGCAGGTCCAGCAGGTGCTGATGAACCTCGTGACCAACGGCGCGCAGGCGATCGGCGATGCCACCGGCAGCATCGAGGTGGCGCTCACGGCGTTCCGCCCCGACGACGCCTTCGTGCAGGCGCATCCGTTGATGAGCAAGGGCCTCTACGCGCGCCTCTCGGTCATCGACTCTGGCCACGGCATGAGCGACGAAGTGCAGCAGCACGCCTTCGAGCCCTTCTTCACCACTAAACCGGTCGGAAAGGGAACGGGCCTCGGCTTGTCCATGGTGCACGGCATCGTCCAGGGTGCCGGCGGCTGCGTGGATCTGCAAAGCCGCCTGGGCGAAGGCACGCGGGTGGACGTGTACCTGCCAGCGGCAGCATCAGAGGTTGCTCAGCATGCGCTCGATGTGCCCGATGAGTCGGCGCCGCTGATCCTGTTCGTGGACGACGAGGAGGCGATCAGTGATCTCAGCCGCCGGCAACTGGTCAGCGCCGGATTCCGTGTTGCGGCGTTCTCCGCGAGCCTGACGGCACTCGAGGAGTTCAGGAGGCGACCCGACTCGTTCTCGCTCGTCGTCACCGACAACACCATGCCGAAGATGTCGGGCTTGCAGTTCGCCCAGGAAGTGCGCAGCCTGCGCCCGGACATCCCGATTCTGCTCGTGTCGGGGCTCGTGGACACGCTTGCACCGGACGTCATCTACCAGAAGGGCATCGCCGGCCTGCTACGCAAGCCACACACCGGTGCCCAACTGGTCGCCGCGGCTCGAGCGCTGACCGCTCCACGCGGCTGA
- a CDS encoding ROK family protein, translated as MQLIAGIDLGGTAVNYTLIDLNGRFLIDGLCEHPARSIEGPDICLQQIADGLAIAVQSAGVSLDDVISVGLDTPGPASATGVLSAKGSTNFVHPQWAGFDLPGNLSIRLQRPVCYLNDGNAGALWGHFGIFGRTPATSISAIVGTGLGGGVIVDGRVVTGRAGFGGECGHVLIPTQRIAGLEDVDPHCNCGRIGDLESVCSLTAIRNTLLPTFLRKYPDHELAALDVRDAAKRVRGLAERGDAMCRDIFRVQAHALGLFFDQMVNTFDPDALIVGGGAIEASPAFQSWFLSEIRAGMPAQREEQSDIPLRIMPNGDTAGARGAAIEALRLVTNH; from the coding sequence ATGCAGCTCATCGCGGGCATCGATCTTGGCGGCACGGCCGTCAACTACACGCTCATCGACCTCAACGGACGGTTCCTCATCGATGGCCTGTGCGAGCATCCTGCTCGCAGCATCGAGGGCCCCGACATCTGCCTGCAGCAGATTGCGGACGGGCTCGCCATCGCCGTGCAGTCGGCCGGCGTGTCGCTGGACGACGTCATCTCGGTTGGTCTGGACACGCCTGGGCCGGCGAGCGCCACCGGCGTGCTCAGCGCGAAGGGCTCGACCAACTTCGTGCACCCGCAGTGGGCCGGGTTCGACCTCCCCGGTAACCTCTCCATTCGCCTGCAGCGGCCGGTCTGTTACCTCAACGACGGCAATGCCGGTGCCCTGTGGGGCCACTTCGGCATCTTCGGCAGGACGCCTGCGACGTCGATTTCCGCGATTGTCGGCACGGGCCTCGGAGGCGGCGTCATCGTCGACGGCCGCGTCGTGACCGGCCGCGCGGGTTTCGGCGGCGAATGCGGTCATGTGTTGATCCCGACGCAGAGGATCGCCGGACTGGAGGACGTCGACCCGCATTGCAACTGCGGCCGCATCGGCGATCTCGAGTCGGTCTGCTCGCTGACCGCCATCCGCAACACGCTCCTGCCGACGTTCCTGCGCAAGTACCCGGACCACGAACTCGCGGCACTCGACGTCAGGGACGCCGCCAAGCGGGTGCGTGGGCTGGCCGAGCGCGGCGACGCGATGTGCCGTGACATCTTCCGCGTCCAGGCGCATGCCCTCGGGCTGTTCTTCGATCAGATGGTGAACACCTTCGATCCGGACGCGCTCATCGTCGGCGGCGGTGCGATCGAGGCTTCGCCCGCGTTCCAGTCGTGGTTCCTGTCGGAGATTCGTGCCGGGATGCCGGCGCAGCGCGAAGAGCAATCGGACATCCCGTTGCGCATCATGCCGAACGGAGACACCGCAGGCGCGCGCGGCGCGGCGATCGAGGCGCTGCGTCTCGTGACCAACCACTAA